The Helianthus annuus cultivar XRQ/B chromosome 15, HanXRQr2.0-SUNRISE, whole genome shotgun sequence genomic sequence CTAGTTATTTTCCAATTTAAATCCAACAATGAACATTAATGCACCCTGGAAACGATTTTTTGTTCGGTTATACGGAGAGTATGGAAGACCAGAAATGAAAAGATCTTTGATAACAAGCCATTCCGGGGTTTGAAGATTGTGGACGAAATTAAAGAAGAGACTTTCTTATGGATGAAGCATAGAGCTCCATTCGGGGACCTTGTATTAGGGCTGTCCAAAAAGCTTGCGGCTCAgagctcgctcggatttagctcggaaaaagctcgctcgatatggctcggtttgaaagtgagccgagccggctcggctcggttagaaagtgagcctagctcggctcggctcgtgacgagccaaattggctcggtttggctcgctcggtagctcggctcggcttagctcgaattattttacttaaaatatattttatttttatatacatataatatatcacaaaaaaatgattattatttacatgtatgtagacttgtagtttgatatctatgacatatttaaaggttgattgtcgtgctaatgaacaaatattgtatttactagaaatataaacttattttgtgttgttgaacgtgattttggcttgtaatgtatcaggttgaacttattttgaatatgttcttttgaagtattgaataatattttataatactgaattttgagagctatgtattaatttttatttttaaaatcgagccaaactAAGCCAAGCCGAgacagctcggtttaaaaccaagccgagcccgagcttagattttcagctcgttttcaaatccgagccgagccagttcggtttataatcgagccgagcccgagcttgccctagctcggctcggctcatgaacagccctacCTTGTATGGGAGAGATGGTGCGACTTCAACATGTGAGACATTGTTATGTAATTTTTGTGTTCTGTTTTCAGGACTACCTTGTATGGGAGAGATGGTGCGACTCAGTTTCCTGCTGTCCCCTACGTTTTTGCAAGTGATTTATAAAATTtcgtttaaaaaaaaagataacgGTCAGAAAATGGTAAATTGGTATTACCCTATACTAATTAGCAAGTTTTAGTCCGCTCACATAATTGGTGTTGGAACTTCTTTTTGTTTTCCATCTGTAGTTCTGTACCATCTAGACACTTAAAAAACACTTGCCTTGTTCTTTTTTTGTCATAATATGACAATCAATACActctttttctaaaaaaaaaatatgaatttCAAGTGATATTAGAATTTTACACGGATTTTCCCGATGATTTATTTTTAAACTACCTTGGTTTAAAAACGTGATCTGAAGAAAAGAATAGAGAAGTAGAAAAAAATAGGTAATTTAATTGCTTAAATATAAAGATTAAGTAAAAAATTATGTAATGCCACATGGTTGAGGTACACTTGGCCACATGTCATGATCTGATAGGATGATCAGACACTTAGTCAGGATTTGATTGGGTCGCAATTTTTTCAACTCTCCTTACATTTTTAACAGCAAATCTGTTAGAAATAGACAAACCTGGGCCGGCAAGAAATCCCACATGTAAACAAGAAAGCTAAAAAACTACAACACTGATATTATGATATTAAAATCGGTCCACCTTTCCCAATTTAACATATTGAAATTAGAAAATGAACGAGTCTTCTTTGATACTGTCATCAATCACCGGCTTCGCCTTCTGACCGTACTCACCATATCAAGACAAGAAGAAGAAGTGGCAGGAATCGGAATTTTGATCCAAACCAGAACCTGCCACTAAATTGTTTTCGCCACAATGCACGAGACCATCAAATGGTCACTCGACTCTACCGCTAAGCCACACCTGCTGCAAATGGCATTAAAAACAGGAACACTTCGATGGAGGGTGGACATGAGCTAGTTTTGAGGGGACTTCCCACTCCCATACATGTCCTTTGGTTTTGGAAGTCATTCATGTTTCAACTTTCAGTGATTAGCACATGAGAAAAAATGGTTTAATTTGATATGATGACTATATCTTAATCAGTAATATTAGTTGCATTTTGTCATTTAATATATGCTAGTTGATTCTCTCTTTTAATAATTTATAACTAACTTAACTGAATGATGAAATTAAATTTGCACAAAACCCAAGTATGTCCTACACCTACTACTAATAATACTATATGTTAGTGAACTTGGTCAATTATAATAATTATTCTAAAATCTCTCTTTCAACACTTTGAACATAAAGTTActttttgacatgaaaaatataACTATAAAAGACACTTATTTACCTAAGTCCTAAACTATAAAAGTAAAAAAGATGGGATAATATGTACCGCAGTTCAAAGAAAATACTGGTTAGATGTAATAACACTACCAAGAAACTTGCATTATACCTGTTAGAAATTAATATAAAATCTAACATACAGAATGTGCATCACCTCACATGTTCATTTAGTAGACCTGCCATTCTCGCAAGTCATCCAAACGCTCCTTAATTAGTGTCGGGTGGACATATACAAAAGAGCGTTATATACTTTGCATCGAAACCGACATCAGTTGAATTTTGGTTCAGAAAGACGGACCAAAAACGTGCAGTTAGACAAGCAAGAGAGCAGATAAGCCAAAAACAAGGCTCGTCACAGTGAAAGACAATTATACCCTTGGGGTACTGTCATGGGCATTGGATTAGCTTTAACATATCTTTGAGGATATAGCTTAGGAGGAGCGGAAGCTCCGCCAGAGGATGCCGTCTCGGCTACAACCATTTGAGCCCGACTATGGAACTTGGCAAAACGGTTGATCACTGAAAATCTCTCCAAATCTTGTGCCTCCATTTTTATTTCAAGAACCGATCCTCTATTCTCAAACCTGCATCACCATTTTACAAATTCAAAACTTGTCACATGCGTTTGTATTATGGATGTATGTTTAATGGATTGTGTTTGTACCTCAAAAGATCATCTTCCAGCTCTTTTGCTCGTTTAATGAAGTCTTCTACAATCTTAGAGAGATTTTGATCACCGCTACCCTTAGATATCGAGGCTTTCACCGACAACCTAGATTGAGAAGTTGGAAAAAGATATTAGAAAATAAGTTGGAGTAATATGCTAAAGTTTGAAGTGTGGTTCTTACGATTCAGGCGTGTTGCAAGACATGTAAACGCGATTTGACAAGCTGCATGCGTCACCAAGTGCTAATCTAGCAGCAAAGTATGTTAAGGTATTATAGCATTTAGCAGCGTCGTCTGAAAGAATTGCAGCTGGTGCAGGTCGAAATAACACTTGCATAAGCTGTGTTGTTAAGATAACTCTCTTCTTTGAGTGAACCATCCCTAATGCTGCAGCCTCTTCTTTCAACTGTTGAACACAAGTTGTAATAGTTAAGAACACTTATCAAATACACTTGCGTAATGCTAACGAGCCAACTAAAAAACACACCATTTCAGGTACCCGTTTGGCAGCCTGTGCCCACTCTACTTCAGCAGTGCTGCAAGACAACATTGTCAAAACTTAGTTTACATTCAAACATCACATGGCTTTCCGCAACAGGTAAATGGAAACATTACTAGACATGTAGGACCCACCTCATATCATGAAGCCTTGAAGAACCTTTTGCGGCTTCTTTATGCCATGGTAGAAGCTCGTACGTAGGAAATTTACGCTTCTTTGATTGAGGAACAAGCAAATCTTGATCAATAGCTCGCGAGCTGATCCCAGTTACTGGCCAAACTCTCCCATATTGACTTGTGCTGGCTAAATTCATTTGCACAGACGGACTATTTCCATACAGCGGATAACCCTCTTGAAGAGAAAGGTGAGATGAGTTTTTGACCGATTGACCATCGCTTGCAGCTGAAGGCATCAGCATGGTTTTATACTTTTCGTAAACAGAAGTGAGCTGCGACATGGATGTTAGCTGAGGAACTTTAGTGTCGGAATCAGCTTTTTCACTCTTTACTGCTGTCCTTGTATTAGCATCGGAGTATGCGGGGTTCAGAGGGGAAATATGCGTTTGCTTTGTTGACTTAGAAACCTGTTGACCCTCAAATATCAATGATCTTCGACCATCTTGGTCCTTTAACGGAACTAGATGAGAGTTGTCCTGCATAGCATCAGAATTAAGAAAAGGGTATCTCTATTAGTCATGCAAAAATAGAAACAAATATAAGAGTTACGAATAATGAAAGTTGACAGTGTGAACGTTTTTACAATATTAATGTTTGAACTAGTGTTACATACCACTTGTTGGGAAATCTGAGATAAGTCAAAATAATTTAAAGGGGGCCTCTGAGTTGTTGGGCCCATCATCAGGCCAGAGTATTGCAGGCCCGAAGAATTTCTGGATGGAGTAAATACATCTGTATTTTCAGCCTTAGGCATCATCTCATTTGTTGGATCTGAGTTGGTATAAGCAGACTGTGTACCGTGTTTATATCCTCTGAATTTGTCTACCGTGTGAAGAAGCTCAAGCATATTGCGACTGCCATGAtaaacaaaaacattttatacCATAAATTATAACACGGATATTTTAAGAGCAGGAAAGAAGTACATACCTTGTCTGTGAACTTAAATCTGGAGCAGGAAAGCCAGCTGACTTATCAGATGAATCACTGCTTCTAAAAGTTGTCACATCTGACGCTGAGTGTCTTTGATTGCCGCTCAAGACATCCTATAAAAAAATAACACAAGAACAATATTATTGAGTTTTTGAGCACGGATAAGTTAGAGCGTATGCTTAGGAAACAATTTTATATGTTTATTACCTTCTTAAACTCTGTGCCATTATTCGAAGCATCGTTAACAAACTCAAACTCACCAGCTTCTTTGTGAGACTGCTGAATACCAGTTAGAGTGCTATTCTGCCATGGAGTTAGATTTTTCCCGCTTTCCATTAGACCAGAAGGCTGGTTATCATTGGGCACTTCTGGGTTCTGAAAGCTCAAACCGCTCCACTCTTCCTGCACCCCTGTATCAGTACTCGAGGTTTCTTCTAGCGCAGACTGCATAAGTGCGCTCCAACTCCCGCTTTGAAGAGTCGGAAAAGCTTGCTCCTTGTCTGTGTCATCAAACATGTTCCCGAAACCTCCTAAATTGTCGTCATTTGTATCATATAAGAACTTCCGTTCTAACGGATCCAAACTGGTAAATTCCTGAGAAGGGTTGATGATATCTTGTTCTTGCTGATACGAAACGTTAAACTGATCACTCACACAAGACCTGCTATTGGTGTCCACTTGTTCGCCAGTAGATTCACGAGTTTCCCCTTGTAAATTAAAAAATTGACTAACACTATGCCCATCAACTGGCTGAGATGCAAGGCCCATTGACTGGAGAACTTGATTTTGGGCCTGTGAATAAGGAAATCCACTCTGGTACCCATGGGCCAAGTTGGTGTTACCAAACATAAACATTTGGGATGCATCACGAACCGGTGTTCCGTTAATTAAGGGTGCGTATTGAGCCCCGAGAGCTTGCTTATTGGGTATTAAAGATTGTTGACTTAAAACATGTTGTTGCCTTGAGCCATTTAACTCTTGGAGCTTCTGTTGCCTCTGGAGTTCTTCTAGCTGCTTGAACATAATTTGCCGCTGCAACATCTGAATTTCATTAAAAATGAGACTGGTGTTTATTAACCCAGTTCTGGAGCGCTCGTGATTAATAATATGTAATCCTTCCTAT encodes the following:
- the LOC110912378 gene encoding uncharacterized protein LOC110912378, whose translation is MLQRQIMFKQLEELQRQQKLQELNGSRQQHVLSQQSLIPNKQALGAQYAPLINGTPVRDASQMFMFGNTNLAHGYQSGFPYSQAQNQVLQSMGLASQPVDGHSVSQFFNLQGETRESTGEQVDTNSRSCVSDQFNVSYQQEQDIINPSQEFTSLDPLERKFLYDTNDDNLGGFGNMFDDTDKEQAFPTLQSGSWSALMQSALEETSSTDTGVQEEWSGLSFQNPEVPNDNQPSGLMESGKNLTPWQNSTLTGIQQSHKEAGEFEFVNDASNNGTEFKKDVLSGNQRHSASDVTTFRSSDSSDKSAGFPAPDLSSQTSRNMLELLHTVDKFRGYKHGTQSAYTNSDPTNEMMPKAENTDVFTPSRNSSGLQYSGLMMGPTTQRPPLNYFDLSQISQQVDNSHLVPLKDQDGRRSLIFEGQQVSKSTKQTHISPLNPAYSDANTRTAVKSEKADSDTKVPQLTSMSQLTSVYEKYKTMLMPSAASDGQSVKNSSHLSLQEGYPLYGNSPSVQMNLASTSQYGRVWPVTGISSRAIDQDLLVPQSKKRKFPTYELLPWHKEAAKGSSRLHDMSTAEVEWAQAAKRVPEMLKEEAAALGMVHSKKRVILTTQLMQVLFRPAPAAILSDDAAKCYNTLTYFAARLALGDACSLSNRVYMSCNTPESLSVKASISKGSGDQNLSKIVEDFIKRAKELEDDLLRFENRGSVLEIKMEAQDLERFSVINRFAKFHSRAQMVVAETASSGGASAPPKLYPQRYVKANPMPMTVPQGYNCLSL